The following are encoded in a window of Salinibacter ruber DSM 13855 genomic DNA:
- a CDS encoding murein hydrolase activator EnvC family protein, whose translation MRSPWPPRQIAQWAVRAGLVVLLALAGPVAPPAAHGQDASSRRETTEQRLDQLQQQIQQEQQRLQKTEKEAESTQEQLESLQREIALREKLVSTYQARLDELGRERSRLRDTLSTLQTRLETLRKDYRDQLVHAYKYGRLHDLALLLASRSINQMLIRARYLRRFATDRRRQRSAIQTAAGEVRSSREQLAEKRAETRDLLAEARTERTNLRALERERRQVIDELRARRSELEQQIEQKQRQAQQLEQRIQKLVARAKREQADSGMEAEVAANLSASFQANRGALPWPVEGAVTTDFGNQVDPVHETTTYHPGILIATSPRSPVRAIFDGTVTGIDFVPGYGTYVVIQHGEYLSVYSNFSTLSIAEGNQIEAGQVIGQSGTESEPRGASLFFGLVNRSSSEFVDPSGWLSVR comes from the coding sequence ATGCGTTCTCCCTGGCCGCCACGACAAATCGCCCAGTGGGCAGTGCGGGCCGGCCTCGTCGTGCTTCTCGCCCTCGCGGGGCCCGTCGCGCCTCCGGCCGCGCACGGACAGGACGCTTCATCCCGACGCGAGACCACGGAGCAACGCCTCGACCAACTCCAGCAGCAGATCCAGCAGGAGCAGCAGCGCCTCCAGAAAACAGAAAAGGAGGCGGAGTCGACCCAGGAGCAGCTCGAATCGCTGCAACGCGAGATTGCCCTCCGCGAAAAGCTGGTGTCGACCTACCAGGCCCGTCTCGACGAGCTGGGCCGGGAGCGCTCGCGCCTCCGCGACACGCTGTCGACCCTGCAGACGCGCCTCGAAACGCTTCGGAAGGACTACCGGGACCAGCTCGTCCACGCCTACAAATACGGGCGCCTGCACGACCTGGCCCTGCTGCTCGCCTCCCGGTCCATCAACCAGATGCTCATCCGTGCGCGGTACCTGCGGCGGTTCGCCACCGACCGTCGCCGGCAGCGGAGTGCCATCCAGACGGCCGCGGGCGAGGTCCGCTCCTCGCGCGAACAGCTGGCCGAAAAGCGGGCCGAGACCCGGGACCTCCTCGCCGAGGCGCGCACCGAGCGCACAAACCTGCGGGCCCTCGAACGGGAGCGGCGACAGGTCATTGACGAGCTGCGGGCCCGGCGCTCCGAGCTCGAACAGCAAATCGAGCAGAAGCAGCGGCAGGCCCAGCAACTCGAACAGCGCATCCAGAAGCTCGTGGCCCGGGCCAAGCGCGAGCAGGCCGACTCGGGCATGGAGGCCGAGGTTGCCGCCAACCTCTCCGCCTCGTTTCAGGCAAACCGCGGGGCCCTGCCCTGGCCCGTAGAGGGGGCCGTCACGACCGACTTTGGCAATCAGGTGGACCCCGTCCATGAAACGACGACGTACCACCCCGGCATCCTCATCGCGACTTCTCCCCGCAGTCCGGTCCGGGCCATCTTCGACGGCACGGTGACCGGAATCGACTTCGTGCCCGGGTACGGCACGTACGTCGTCATCCAGCACGGCGAGTACCTCTCGGTCTACAGCAACTTCTCCACCCTGTCGATCGCCGAGGGCAACCAGATCGAGGCGGGGCAGGTCATCGGCCAGTCCGGCACCGAAAGCGAGCCGCGGGGCGCCAGCCTCTTCTTCGGCCTCGTAAACCGATCATCGAGCGAGTTTGTGGATCCGTCCGGATGGCTCTCGGTCCGTTAA
- the lpdA gene encoding dihydrolipoyl dehydrogenase, which translates to MATDYDCVIVGSGPGGYETAIRATQLGMETAIVEKDKLGGVCLNVGCIPTKALLKSAEVMAETSHLDDFGLELDGSVSPDFPSVIERSRGAANQMNQGVRFLMQKNDIDVLRGHGRLTAPDTVEIEPSVNMDGEEVGEARTVTGEHIILATGARPNELPFLPIDGEKVMSSKEAMLQTEQPDSLVIVGAGAIGVEFGYFYHHMGTDVTIIEVQDRMVPAEDKDVSKELEKAYTKMGIEVMTGANVKGVDKDAEPLRVEVETGGSTEHIECDQVLSAVGVVGNVEDIGLETVGVETEGGDIVVDDYYRTNVDGVYAIGDVTGAPWLAHKASHEGILCIEKIAGHDVRPMDPNDIPACTYCQPQIASVGHTEEEAREAGYDVKVGTFPFKANGKAAALGHQEGFVKTIYDEKYGELLGCHIIGEDATELISEVVAARTLETTGLEIMESMHPHPTLSETVMEATREAYGQPINI; encoded by the coding sequence ATGGCTACGGACTACGATTGCGTGATTGTCGGCAGCGGCCCCGGCGGCTACGAAACGGCCATCCGGGCCACCCAGCTCGGCATGGAGACGGCCATCGTTGAGAAGGACAAGCTCGGCGGCGTCTGCCTGAACGTCGGCTGCATTCCGACGAAGGCCCTCCTCAAAAGCGCCGAGGTGATGGCCGAGACCAGCCACCTCGACGACTTCGGGCTGGAGCTGGACGGGTCGGTCTCCCCCGACTTCCCGAGCGTCATCGAGCGCAGCCGCGGGGCGGCCAATCAGATGAACCAGGGCGTCCGGTTCCTGATGCAGAAAAACGACATCGACGTGCTGCGCGGCCACGGCCGCCTGACCGCGCCGGACACCGTCGAGATCGAGCCGTCGGTCAACATGGACGGGGAGGAGGTCGGGGAGGCCCGCACCGTCACGGGCGAGCACATCATCCTGGCCACTGGCGCCCGGCCGAACGAGCTCCCCTTCCTCCCGATCGACGGGGAGAAGGTAATGAGCTCCAAAGAGGCGATGCTCCAGACCGAGCAGCCCGACTCCCTTGTGATCGTCGGCGCCGGGGCCATCGGGGTCGAGTTTGGGTACTTCTACCACCACATGGGCACGGACGTCACCATCATCGAGGTGCAGGACCGCATGGTGCCCGCCGAGGACAAGGACGTGTCCAAGGAGCTGGAGAAGGCCTACACGAAAATGGGCATCGAGGTCATGACCGGGGCCAACGTCAAGGGCGTGGACAAGGACGCCGAGCCCCTCCGCGTGGAGGTCGAGACCGGCGGCAGCACCGAACACATCGAGTGCGACCAGGTCCTCTCCGCCGTCGGCGTCGTGGGCAACGTGGAGGACATCGGCCTGGAGACAGTCGGCGTCGAGACGGAGGGCGGCGACATCGTGGTCGACGACTACTACCGGACCAACGTCGACGGGGTGTACGCCATCGGCGACGTCACCGGCGCCCCCTGGCTTGCCCACAAGGCCAGCCACGAGGGCATTCTCTGCATCGAGAAGATCGCGGGCCACGACGTGCGGCCGATGGACCCGAACGACATTCCGGCCTGCACCTACTGCCAGCCGCAGATCGCCTCGGTGGGCCACACCGAAGAGGAGGCCAGGGAGGCCGGCTACGACGTGAAGGTTGGCACCTTCCCGTTCAAGGCCAACGGGAAGGCCGCCGCGCTGGGCCACCAGGAGGGCTTCGTCAAGACCATCTACGACGAGAAGTACGGCGAGCTGCTGGGCTGCCACATCATCGGGGAGGACGCCACGGAGCTGATCTCGGAGGTCGTCGCGGCGCGAACGCTGGAGACGACGGGCCTGGAGATCATGGAGTCGATGCACCCGCACCCGACCCTCTCGGAGACGGTGATGGAGGCGACCCGCGAAGCCTACGGCCAGCCGATCAACATCTAA
- a CDS encoding M1 family metallopeptidase codes for MVCRRSVRILVLLLLFSGLGGCSSTSAQDSGGSLPPEQAAYDVFHYDLDVAVDPARERIEGTVEVRAVVEEPLEVLVLNLDRRLSVRRAWEIGERGTRRSVERKEGRNELWIDLGRSYAAGDTLHARVAYEGRPRVAPNPPWDGGLTWEETPAGAPWIATSCQTEGADLWWPVKDHPSDEPDSMDLAFTVPDSLVAASNGRLRSVERASDSTETYRWHVSTPINTYNVTLNAAPYVHLDTAYASTSGQDVPVSAYVLPSDSARAARALPGFLDQVRFLEETLGPYPPRADKYGLAQSPFLGMEHQSLIAYGHDFTPGGLGYGASFDALHFHELAHEWYGNLVTVADWKDFWLHEGTATYLEALYAEARRGHGAYRARIDDFRQAMTGGTPIARRDPTSAEEIYHGDVYNRGALTLHTLRYVVGEKALRTLLRRFADAGGRTRDERPSFRHVTTADFVRLAESVSGRSLDAFFDVYLYQSGLPVLETRRADGTLRLQWANTGDAAFEVPVPVRVRDSTRRVAMTGGEGQVQVPAGADVQVDPKGWVLRQE; via the coding sequence ATGGTCTGTCGCCGTTCCGTCCGGATCCTCGTGCTGCTCCTGCTCTTCTCGGGGCTTGGGGGGTGCTCTTCCACCTCGGCGCAGGATTCGGGCGGGTCGCTCCCGCCCGAGCAGGCGGCCTACGATGTATTTCACTACGACCTGGACGTCGCGGTGGACCCGGCCCGCGAGCGAATTGAAGGGACGGTCGAGGTGCGGGCGGTCGTCGAGGAGCCGCTGGAGGTCCTGGTCCTCAATCTCGACCGCCGTCTGTCCGTGCGGCGGGCCTGGGAGATCGGAGAGCGGGGCACACGTCGTTCTGTGGAGCGGAAGGAGGGCCGGAACGAGCTCTGGATCGACCTGGGCCGGTCGTATGCCGCCGGCGACACCCTCCACGCGCGGGTGGCGTACGAGGGACGTCCCCGTGTCGCCCCGAATCCGCCCTGGGACGGCGGCCTGACGTGGGAGGAGACCCCGGCGGGCGCGCCCTGGATCGCGACGTCGTGCCAAACGGAAGGGGCCGACCTGTGGTGGCCGGTGAAGGACCATCCCTCCGACGAGCCGGACTCGATGGACCTCGCGTTCACGGTGCCCGACTCGCTCGTTGCCGCCTCCAACGGGCGCCTCCGATCGGTCGAGCGGGCGTCGGACTCGACGGAGACCTACCGGTGGCACGTGTCTACGCCGATCAACACGTACAACGTGACCCTCAACGCGGCGCCGTACGTTCACCTCGACACCGCCTACGCCAGCACCAGCGGCCAGGACGTGCCGGTGTCGGCCTACGTGCTCCCGTCGGACTCGGCCCGGGCCGCCCGCGCCCTGCCGGGCTTTCTGGACCAGGTGCGCTTCCTGGAGGAGACGCTCGGGCCCTACCCCCCGCGGGCGGACAAGTACGGGCTTGCCCAGTCGCCCTTTCTGGGCATGGAGCATCAGTCGCTGATTGCGTACGGGCATGACTTTACGCCCGGCGGGCTCGGCTATGGCGCCTCCTTCGACGCCCTTCACTTTCACGAACTGGCCCACGAGTGGTACGGCAACCTCGTGACGGTGGCCGACTGGAAGGACTTCTGGCTCCACGAAGGCACGGCCACGTACCTGGAGGCCCTGTACGCGGAGGCCCGTCGGGGGCACGGCGCCTATCGTGCGCGCATCGACGACTTTCGACAGGCGATGACCGGCGGCACGCCGATTGCCCGCCGCGATCCGACGTCGGCCGAGGAGATCTATCACGGCGACGTGTACAACCGCGGGGCCCTCACCCTCCACACGCTGCGGTACGTCGTCGGGGAGAAGGCCCTGCGCACCCTCCTGCGCCGGTTTGCCGATGCGGGGGGGCGCACGCGTGACGAGAGGCCGTCCTTTCGCCACGTCACGACAGCGGACTTCGTCCGGCTCGCGGAGTCGGTCTCGGGCCGGTCGCTCGACGCGTTCTTTGACGTCTACCTCTATCAGTCCGGCCTTCCCGTACTGGAGACGCGTCGGGCGGACGGAACGCTCCGATTGCAGTGGGCGAACACGGGCGACGCCGCGTTTGAGGTGCCGGTGCCGGTCCGCGTCCGGGATTCGACCCGGCGGGTGGCGATGACTGGGGGGGAGGGGCAGGTTCAGGTTCCGGCGGGCGCGGACGTGCAGGTGGATCCCAAGGGGTGGGTGCTCCGACAAGAGTAG
- a CDS encoding J domain-containing protein, giving the protein MSTYHDILGINPGASQEEIKHAFRRRALECHPDQADEGEKEEAQREFLRVREAFETLSDSEDERWSRGARNGDSSDDEGASGRGRRRSFAERWRSAEKVRVRKEVVDRVSGLSGEYRLIREKNKITIPACAVLTVSVFLYDPLTMHGTGLFLFDVLLVGLVGSACGFALGSVWAYAEIFLTGR; this is encoded by the coding sequence ATGAGCACGTACCACGACATTTTGGGGATCAACCCGGGGGCGTCCCAGGAGGAAATCAAGCACGCGTTCCGCCGACGCGCGCTGGAGTGCCACCCCGACCAGGCCGACGAGGGGGAAAAAGAAGAGGCCCAGCGCGAGTTTTTGCGGGTCCGAGAGGCCTTCGAGACCCTGAGCGATTCGGAGGACGAGCGTTGGTCGCGGGGCGCCCGCAACGGAGACTCCTCGGACGACGAGGGGGCGAGCGGGCGCGGCCGACGGCGGTCGTTCGCGGAGCGGTGGCGCAGTGCGGAGAAGGTGCGAGTGCGCAAAGAGGTCGTCGATCGCGTGTCGGGGCTGTCCGGCGAATATCGGCTCATCCGCGAAAAAAATAAAATTACGATCCCGGCCTGCGCGGTGCTCACTGTGTCCGTGTTTCTGTACGATCCGCTCACGATGCACGGAACCGGCCTCTTTCTATTCGATGTTCTCCTCGTCGGGCTCGTGGGGAGCGCCTGCGGGTTCGCCCTGGGCAGCGTCTGGGCGTACGCGGAAATCTTCTTGACCGGTCGATGA
- the mutS gene encoding DNA mismatch repair protein MutS produces MAQSSTQQRGRTPLMRQYYKIKERHPKAILLFRMGDFYESFDDDAKTVSRLLGITLTERNNGDADDVPMAGFPHHALDSHLPKLIRSGLRVAICEQVEDADDSSGKVVDRDVVEVVTPGVSFHDQLLNPKQSNFLAALHFGTGRDKDRIGFSFIDATTGEFSVTEAGLDQLQDLIQTVAPSEVIVDKRKTERLQQHLREVPFTVTEQEDWVFKYDFAYQTLLEHFETHSLKGFGVDDMDLGVVASGAALHYLGETQKGALPHVRKIKRYSKDEHIALDPETKRNLELVQSIQDDGHEGTLVSILDETETPMGGRRLRAWLVRPLRDVGRIRHRLDAVEACVDDRTLRDDLREELNQMGDLERLAGKVATGRAAPGDLIAIKHTLRRLPNVLGLLTDADSDALGAIEDDLRSCPEMVDRIQSALVDDPPAKISEGGLIRDGYSEELDELRTIAQEGKDWVANLETEESERTDIPSLKVGFNKVFGYYIEVTNTHADKVPEDYIRKQTLVDSERYVTPELKEMEEKILTAEEKIETLEQELFNELRSQIAQQTGILQENAELLAHLDCFAGLAEVAEQHDYTRPSVDDGLTIDIEEGRHPVVEQTLPPGDPFIPNDMALDPDDEQVLIITGPNMAGKSVALRQVGLIVLLAQVGSFVPAEAAQIGVVDRIFTRVGASDNLAAGESTFLVEMNEAANILNNATARSLILFDEVGRGTSTFDGLSIAWAIVEYLHERPEVAARTLFATHYHELNAMADRLERVHNYRIQVSEHEGEIVFLRKLIPGGADHSYGIEVAKMAGLPDAVIARAREVLQNLESQHLEVGADEADGAPSEDPPSEDPPSGDGVRAKKGEADAVPDLEDSQANQMHLFGQPDPAAEEIKEMLGEIDPNRITPVEALMKLAEMKETLAD; encoded by the coding sequence ATGGCTCAGTCCAGCACCCAGCAGCGCGGGCGCACGCCCCTCATGCGGCAGTACTATAAGATCAAGGAGCGCCACCCGAAGGCGATCCTCCTGTTCCGCATGGGCGACTTCTACGAGTCGTTCGACGACGACGCGAAGACGGTCAGCCGGCTCCTCGGGATTACGCTCACCGAGCGCAACAACGGCGACGCCGACGACGTCCCGATGGCAGGCTTTCCGCACCACGCCCTCGATAGCCATCTGCCCAAGCTCATCCGGTCCGGCCTTCGCGTGGCCATCTGCGAGCAGGTGGAGGACGCCGACGACTCGAGCGGAAAGGTCGTGGACCGCGATGTGGTGGAGGTGGTGACGCCGGGCGTCTCGTTCCACGACCAGCTGCTCAATCCGAAGCAGTCCAACTTTCTGGCGGCCCTCCACTTCGGCACCGGCCGGGACAAGGACCGCATCGGCTTTTCCTTCATCGACGCCACCACGGGCGAGTTCAGCGTCACCGAGGCCGGCCTCGACCAGCTGCAGGACCTCATCCAGACGGTGGCTCCTTCTGAGGTGATCGTGGACAAGCGCAAGACAGAGCGCCTCCAGCAGCACCTCCGGGAGGTGCCGTTTACCGTGACCGAGCAGGAGGACTGGGTCTTCAAGTACGACTTCGCGTACCAGACGCTCCTGGAGCACTTCGAGACCCACTCGCTGAAGGGGTTTGGGGTGGACGACATGGACCTGGGCGTGGTGGCGTCGGGCGCGGCGCTCCACTACCTAGGCGAGACGCAAAAGGGGGCGCTGCCCCACGTCCGCAAGATCAAGCGCTACTCGAAGGACGAGCACATCGCGCTCGACCCGGAGACGAAGCGCAACCTCGAGCTCGTGCAGTCCATCCAGGACGACGGGCACGAGGGGACGCTCGTGAGCATCCTCGACGAGACGGAAACCCCGATGGGCGGGCGCCGCCTCCGGGCCTGGTTGGTGCGCCCCCTCCGCGACGTGGGCCGTATCCGGCACCGCCTGGACGCCGTGGAGGCCTGCGTCGACGACCGCACCCTGCGCGACGACCTCCGCGAGGAGCTGAACCAGATGGGCGACCTGGAGCGGCTGGCCGGCAAGGTGGCCACGGGCCGCGCCGCCCCCGGCGACCTGATTGCGATCAAGCATACGCTCCGCCGCCTACCGAATGTCCTTGGCCTCCTGACGGACGCCGACTCGGACGCCCTCGGCGCCATCGAGGACGACCTGCGTTCGTGTCCCGAGATGGTCGATCGGATCCAGAGCGCCCTCGTGGACGACCCGCCGGCAAAGATCAGCGAAGGCGGCCTCATCCGCGACGGCTACTCCGAGGAGCTCGACGAACTGCGCACCATCGCGCAGGAGGGCAAGGACTGGGTGGCCAACCTGGAGACGGAAGAGAGCGAGCGCACCGACATTCCGTCCCTCAAGGTCGGCTTCAACAAGGTCTTCGGGTACTACATCGAGGTGACGAACACCCACGCCGACAAGGTGCCCGAGGACTACATCCGCAAGCAGACGCTCGTGGACTCCGAGCGCTACGTGACGCCGGAGCTGAAGGAGATGGAGGAGAAGATCCTGACGGCGGAGGAGAAAATCGAGACGCTGGAGCAGGAGCTCTTCAACGAGCTCCGATCCCAAATCGCCCAGCAGACGGGCATCCTGCAGGAGAACGCCGAGCTCCTGGCGCACCTCGACTGCTTCGCGGGCCTGGCCGAGGTGGCCGAGCAGCACGACTACACGCGGCCGTCGGTGGACGACGGGCTCACGATCGACATCGAGGAGGGGCGGCACCCGGTGGTGGAACAGACGCTTCCCCCGGGCGACCCGTTCATTCCGAACGACATGGCCCTCGACCCGGACGACGAGCAGGTCCTCATCATCACGGGGCCCAACATGGCCGGGAAAAGCGTCGCCCTGCGGCAGGTTGGGCTCATCGTGTTGCTCGCGCAGGTGGGATCGTTCGTGCCCGCCGAGGCGGCCCAGATTGGGGTGGTGGACCGCATCTTCACCCGCGTCGGGGCGTCGGACAACCTCGCGGCGGGGGAGAGCACGTTCCTCGTCGAGATGAACGAGGCGGCCAACATTCTCAACAACGCCACGGCCCGGTCGCTCATCCTGTTCGACGAGGTGGGGCGCGGCACGTCCACGTTCGACGGCCTCTCGATCGCCTGGGCCATCGTGGAGTACCTGCACGAGCGGCCCGAGGTGGCGGCGCGGACCCTCTTCGCTACGCACTACCACGAGCTCAACGCGATGGCCGACCGCCTGGAGCGGGTGCACAACTACCGCATCCAGGTGAGCGAGCACGAGGGCGAGATCGTCTTCCTCCGCAAGCTCATTCCGGGGGGCGCGGATCACTCCTACGGCATCGAGGTGGCGAAGATGGCGGGCCTGCCGGACGCGGTGATCGCCCGGGCTCGGGAGGTCCTCCAGAACCTGGAGAGCCAGCACCTGGAGGTGGGGGCCGACGAGGCGGACGGGGCCCCCTCGGAGGACCCGCCCTCGGAGGACCCGCCCTCGGGGGACGGGGTGCGTGCCAAGAAGGGCGAGGCCGACGCGGTGCCGGACCTGGAGGACAGTCAGGCCAATCAGATGCACCTCTTCGGGCAGCCGGACCCGGCGGCGGAAGAGATCAAGGAGATGCTCGGCGAGATCGATCCGAACCGAATCACGCCGGTCGAGGCGCTCATGAAGCTGGCGGAGATGAAGGAGACGCTGGCGGACTGA
- a CDS encoding universal stress protein: protein MYDVLLIPVDLSSTNESVLDAARDLAAPDHTRVLLHHAIETLQDEAPGEMDDFYADLQQEAEKKLGAWTSDLAEDGFDVDFMITYGERGPEITRVAEEQDADLLVMRSHRVDRDDPDSPVGTVSHQVAVFAPCSVHLVRA from the coding sequence ATGTACGACGTCCTCCTCATTCCGGTTGACCTCTCCAGCACCAACGAATCCGTACTCGATGCGGCCCGAGACCTTGCCGCCCCGGACCACACCCGCGTGCTGCTCCACCACGCCATCGAAACGCTTCAGGACGAGGCGCCCGGCGAAATGGACGACTTCTACGCGGACCTCCAGCAGGAGGCCGAGAAAAAGCTGGGGGCGTGGACGAGCGACCTGGCCGAGGACGGGTTTGACGTCGACTTCATGATCACGTACGGGGAGCGCGGCCCCGAAATCACACGGGTCGCCGAGGAGCAGGACGCGGATCTTCTCGTGATGCGCTCCCACCGGGTGGACCGGGACGACCCGGACAGCCCGGTCGGAACGGTGAGCCACCAGGTGGCCGTCTTCGCTCCGTGCTCCGTCCACCTGGTACGTGCGTGA
- a CDS encoding NAD(+)/NADH kinase gives MVYGITGNPTKDALWAPLAKLIDRLTDDDLPFRIHEPIATGLVEQGLVDEEMCRAHAVDDVAAAGDIVLSFGGDGTLLRTAHRTGPNGTPLLGVNIGRLGFLADIEIGQIHDAIDALEAGNYRTEERLALQADLESDSGLDTEWALNEFVLDRSGAAGLIEIEVAVDGTPLNTYWADGLIISTPTGSTAYSLSTGGPIITPGVDAIILTPIAPHTLTVRPIVLPADATITCQVRENDQPYVFAADGQSTMFDEHNLEFSVERANHAVNLVKLPGQHFFHTLRSKLMWGARRSEGPTDRGQSISAPRDQSPLKGE, from the coding sequence ATGGTCTACGGCATCACTGGCAACCCGACCAAGGACGCGCTCTGGGCCCCGTTGGCAAAACTCATCGACCGGTTGACGGACGACGACCTTCCGTTTCGGATCCACGAGCCCATCGCCACCGGCCTCGTGGAGCAGGGCCTCGTCGACGAGGAGATGTGCCGCGCTCACGCCGTGGACGACGTGGCGGCGGCCGGCGATATCGTGCTGTCGTTTGGGGGGGACGGGACCCTTCTGCGCACCGCCCACCGCACGGGGCCGAACGGCACGCCGCTCCTGGGCGTCAACATCGGCCGCCTCGGCTTTCTCGCCGACATTGAGATCGGCCAAATCCACGACGCGATCGATGCCTTAGAGGCCGGGAACTACCGGACCGAGGAGCGGCTCGCCCTCCAGGCCGACCTGGAATCCGACTCGGGGCTCGACACGGAGTGGGCCCTCAACGAATTCGTGCTGGACCGCAGTGGGGCCGCCGGCCTCATCGAAATTGAGGTGGCCGTGGACGGCACTCCGCTAAACACCTACTGGGCCGACGGCCTCATCATCAGCACCCCGACCGGCTCCACGGCGTACTCGCTCTCCACCGGCGGCCCCATCATCACCCCCGGGGTGGACGCCATCATCCTGACCCCCATTGCCCCCCACACCCTCACGGTCCGCCCAATTGTCCTCCCGGCCGACGCGACGATCACCTGCCAGGTCCGTGAGAACGATCAGCCGTACGTCTTTGCCGCGGACGGGCAGAGCACGATGTTCGACGAGCACAACCTGGAATTCAGTGTGGAGCGGGCCAACCACGCGGTCAACCTCGTCAAACTCCCCGGCCAACACTTTTTCCACACCCTGCGCTCGAAACTGATGTGGGGCGCGCGCCGTTCGGAGGGGCCGACTGATCGCGGGCAGTCCATCTCTGCCCCACGCGACCAATCCCCGTTGAAGGGGGAGTGA
- a CDS encoding class II fumarate hydratase, with product MSSDYRTESDSLGDVRVPAEALYGAQTQRAKENFPVSDLRFSRRFIEALGHVKRAAARANQDLDRLGDETAEAIVDAAEEVIEGRHDEDFVLDIFQTGSGTSTNMNANEVIANRASVLLGADRGSKAVHPNDDVNMSQSSNDTIPTTLHVAARVGIEHDLLPALEALQGALEEKAEAFDDVLKSGRTHLMDATPVRLGQEFGGYAAQIEHAIQRIELASNRLSEVTLGGTATGTGLNCPEDFPETALQHLTDATGLSFYKTGNHFAQQAGKELYVDAHGALNTLATALLKIANDLRLLSSGPTSGIGEITLPVIQPGSSIMPGKVNPVQSEQVMMVATQVTGNHQTLTVANTHGNFELNVMMPVMAHAMLQSIDLLANSVDAFRGKCVEGIEADRERCRELLELNPSVATALNTAIGYDKASEVAKTAAKNRESVRTVVKRMGLLDEDELDEYLDIRRMTQPGVPGDA from the coding sequence ATGAGCTCCGACTACCGAACCGAAAGCGACTCCCTCGGGGACGTGCGCGTCCCCGCCGAGGCCCTCTACGGCGCCCAGACCCAGCGGGCCAAAGAAAACTTTCCGGTCAGCGACCTTCGGTTCTCCCGCCGCTTCATCGAGGCGCTCGGCCACGTCAAACGCGCCGCCGCCCGGGCCAATCAGGACCTCGACCGCCTGGGGGACGAGACCGCCGAGGCGATCGTCGACGCCGCCGAGGAGGTGATCGAAGGCCGGCACGACGAGGACTTCGTGCTCGACATTTTTCAGACCGGCAGCGGCACCTCCACGAACATGAACGCCAACGAGGTGATCGCCAACCGGGCGTCGGTGCTCTTGGGGGCCGACCGCGGCAGCAAGGCGGTTCACCCCAACGACGACGTCAACATGTCGCAGTCGTCGAACGACACCATCCCGACCACCCTCCACGTCGCCGCCCGGGTGGGCATTGAGCACGACCTGCTGCCGGCCCTGGAGGCCCTGCAGGGCGCGCTCGAGGAGAAGGCCGAAGCCTTCGACGACGTGCTCAAGAGCGGCCGGACGCACCTGATGGACGCCACCCCGGTGCGGCTGGGCCAGGAATTCGGCGGGTACGCGGCCCAGATCGAGCACGCCATCCAGCGGATTGAGCTGGCGTCAAACCGCCTCTCGGAGGTCACCCTCGGCGGCACCGCCACGGGCACGGGCCTCAATTGTCCGGAGGACTTCCCCGAAACGGCCCTCCAGCATCTCACCGACGCCACCGGGCTCTCGTTCTACAAGACGGGAAACCACTTTGCCCAGCAGGCCGGCAAGGAGCTCTACGTGGACGCCCACGGCGCCCTGAACACCCTCGCCACGGCCCTGCTCAAAATCGCAAACGACCTGCGCCTCCTCTCCAGCGGCCCCACGAGCGGCATCGGCGAGATCACCCTTCCGGTCATCCAGCCCGGCTCCTCCATCATGCCCGGGAAGGTGAACCCGGTACAGAGCGAGCAGGTGATGATGGTCGCCACGCAGGTCACAGGCAACCACCAGACCCTCACCGTCGCCAACACGCACGGCAACTTTGAGCTGAACGTGATGATGCCGGTGATGGCCCACGCCATGCTGCAAAGCATCGACCTGCTCGCAAACAGCGTGGACGCCTTTCGCGGCAAGTGCGTGGAGGGCATCGAGGCAGACCGGGAGCGCTGCCGGGAGCTTCTGGAATTGAACCCCTCCGTCGCGACGGCCCTCAACACGGCCATCGGCTACGACAAGGCCAGCGAGGTCGCGAAGACGGCCGCGAAGAACCGCGAGAGCGTCCGGACGGTCGTGAAGCGGATGGGGCTGCTCGACGAGGACGAGCTCGACGAGTACCTGGACATCCGGCGCATGACGCAGCCGGGCGTGCCCGGGGATGCGTAG